DNA sequence from the Sulfurimonas sediminis genome:
ACTCCATCCATGAAAGTTTTTCACCTACTTCTTTGTCAAAAACCTCACATCCGAGATGATTGGTGATAAAACCGAATGCCAGCCATGCAGAGAGTGTCAGGTTCAGAGTCAGATAAACCGTAAGCGCCTCACTCAAAGGTAAAAAATAAAAAACAGCTCCCCAAACCAAAGGCCAGTGCAAAAGCATTAAGCCAAGCTCAGCCCATTTTTTGCGTTTGAGCGCAAAATTATATGACTGCACGATAAAAGCCGGATACATAAAAAACATAGCACCCCAAAAAACAAGATATTTACTCCTGCGAAGCCATGTTTTATTGCCTTTTTTGTTTGTAAATGCCCCATCAAATGCCAGTATGTCAACATCTTTTTGGACAATATTGCACCAGGTATGATGATTGACATTGTGTTTGAAATCCCACCAGGAAGATGAGTTCGAAAGGATGAATGCCGAAAACGGATAGCTCAGTTTAAAAGAGAGACGCTTGTTTTTGAAATACTGTGTATGTAAAATATCGTGCGAAACAAAAAACAGCACGCGTAAAAACCAAGGCCATAAACAGACCAAGACCTATAGCGGCAATAGAAGAACTTTCAATAAGATGATTGTAATAAAAAAGTATCACATAGACAAGTCCCATACTCAAGAGGATTGCTACCATCTCTATACTTCCTCTTAGCGGAACACGCTTTAGCAAACCTAAAGAGCGTACTTGGGACTTTAGTTCATCAAAATCATAAGAAGTCTGTGTCTGTGGCATTTGTATACTCACTTTATAAAAAATTTGTTGATTATAGCATAAAATAAATTTGTGATTGAAAGGAGAAATGTAGCACTAAGATTACATGTAAAGCATCACCGCTTTACATGTAAAAAGGAGAAATGAAATTTGAAATTTGTTTTTAGAAGAACCACTGAGAGGTAACTTTTATTCTACGCTCTTTTTCGTTCCCTATGTTTGCACCATATTCATCTTCTTGGAATGTCAATCCGGCTTTAATCGAGTTCCCCATAAGGTACCAGTTTACACCGACTAATTTAGATGTTAAGTCGTAACCGTCCAAATCTTTAAATTTATCCCAAGATTCATATCTTACAAATGGAGCGATAAAACCATAATCTACAAAGCAGTATTCACCAGTTACATACCAACCGTTTGATTTTCCTCTTGTTGTGCTTGCCCAGTCTTTTGCGACACCATCAAAGTCAAAGTATTCTGCTTGAACAAAAGCACCTTTATAGTGTGCTGACATTTCAAGATTTAAGAGTTTGTGATCTACAGAAGTAGCTACATTATTTGTTGTTGTGTACTGAATATCAGGACTTACCCAGTAACTTGCACCAATTTCAAAGTGTTTTCCCTGCCCAAAATAACTCTCAGTTCTTTTTTTCTCTTCCC
Encoded proteins:
- a CDS encoding acyl-CoA desaturase encodes the protein MLFFVSHDILHTQYFKNKRLSFKLSYPFSAFILSNSSSWWDFKHNVNHHTWCNIVQKDVDILAFDGAFTNKKGNKTWLRRSKYLVFWGAMFFMYPAFIVQSYNFALKRKKWAELGLMLLHWPLVWGAVFYFLPLSEALTVYLTLNLTLSAWLAFGFITNHLGCEVFDKEVGEKLSWMELQMRTSRSLKGGKFVHWFYGGLNTQIEHHLFPKAPRFNLLKIQKMTKEFAEKNGIAYFETTPLQAYVQINNVLKSY